The following are encoded together in the Triticum dicoccoides isolate Atlit2015 ecotype Zavitan chromosome 6B, WEW_v2.0, whole genome shotgun sequence genome:
- the LOC119320671 gene encoding putative serpin-Z12 yields MSRFGKAVLLCLALFAAWHFCSTLFADVPPGPGGDPAEEAPVASDAAGKASGLPLAREAGVREAAGAGRNFVISPLSIHAALAMVTAGARGDTRRELLGFLGSASLDELHRSPAIKLVGSINGLTQTSFACGVWVDQRRALRPEFTATGASRYAATGESVDFVSGAELARRRVNAFVADATNQRIHDILPPGSVHSSTEVVLANALYFKGAWRRPFDVFTAPFHIPGGTTVRVPSMTTGRSQYIALYPGFRALKLPYRTDGDRQAAAFYMLILLPDSGILSLTDLYDKAVSMPEFIRKHTPEGGDFSGMVSGGDGRLSIGGVLHKATIEVDEQGTMAAAATAIVMYGSALRREPPHLVDFVADRPFLFAVVEERTGTTLFLGHVVNPLAN; encoded by the exons ATGTCGCGCTTCGGGAAGGCCGTCCTCCTCTGCTTGGCCCTATTCGCCGCATGGCACTTCTGCTCGACCCTGTTCGCCGACGTGCCTCCTGGTCCTGGTGGCGACCCTGCGGAGGAGGCACCGGTAGCGAGCGACGCGGCCGGGAAAGCGTCCGGCCTGCCTCTCGCCAGGGAGGCCGGCGTCCGGGAGGCGGCCGGAGCGGGGCGCAACTTCGTCATCTCGCCGCTGTCCATCCATGCGGCGCTCGCGATGGTGACCGCCGGCGCGCGAGGCGACACGCGCAgggagctcctgggtttcctcgggTCAGCGTCGCTCGACGAGCTGCACCGCTCGCCGGCGATCAAGCTTGTGGGCAGTATCAACGGCCTGACGCAGACGTCCTTCGCCTGCGGCGTGTGGGTCGACCAGAGGCGGGCGCTCAGGCCAGAGTTCACGGCCACCGGCGCGTCGCGGTACGCCGCCACGGGAGAATCTGTGGACTTTGTGTCGGGGGCCGAGCTGGCGAGGCGGCGCGTGAACGCCTTTGTGGCGGACGCGACGAACCAGCGCATCCATGACATACTCCCTCCCGGCTCCGTCCACTCGTCCACGGAGGTCGTCCTCGCCAACGCGCTCTACTTCAAAGGAGCGTGGCGTCGACCGTTCGACGTCTTCACCGCGCCGTTCCACATCCCAGGCGGCACCACCGTGCGCGTGCCATCTATGACGACAGGCCGGTCACAGTACATCGCTCTCTACCCGGGCTTCAGGGCCCTCAAACTGCCCTACAGGACCGACGGCGATCGGCAAGCTGCTGCATTCTACATGCTTATCCTTCTCCCGGACAGCGGCATTCTCAGCCTCACGGATCTCTATGACAAGGCGGTGTCGATGCCAGAGTTCATAAGGAAGCACACGCCGGAAG GCGGTGACTTCTCAGGCATGGTGAGCGGTGGGGATGGGCGGCTCTCCATCGGTGGGGTGCTCCATAAGGCCACCATCGAGGTGGACGAGCAAGGCACCATGGCCGCTGCTGCCACGGCCATAGTCATGTATGGTAGCGCGCTTCGCAGGGAACCACCGCATCTGGTGGATTTTGTGGCGGATCGGCCCTTCTTATTTGCCGTGGTTGAGGAGAGGACGGGCACAACGTTGTTCCTTGGTCATGTGGTTAATCCTCTTGCTAACTGA
- the LOC119324758 gene encoding putative serpin-Z12, giving the protein MSRFGKTVLLCLALFAAWHLCATLFADAPPRPGGHSEEKKAVVSDAAGNASGLSLAREAAVRAAAGTGRNFVVSPLSIHAALAMVAAGARGETRRELLGLLGSASLDELHRVPAIKLFGRLNGLKQTSFACGVWVDRRRALRPEFTATGASRYAATAESVDFVSGAEQARRRVNAFVADATKQRIQHILPPGSVDSSTTVVLANALYFKGAWPEPFAVFTAPFHTPDGTTVRVPSMTTGRSQYIALYSGFRALKLPYRNDGDRSAAFYMLILLPDSASLSLSDLYDKAVSSPEFIRKHTPEEEVEVRRFMVPKFKFTSDFEASSDMRKLGVTRAFTGGDFSGMVSGGDGRLSIGGVHHKATIEVDEQGTVAAAATATDMAGSALPSEPPHFVDFVADRPFLFAVVEERTGTTLFLGHVVNPLAN; this is encoded by the coding sequence ATGTCGCGCTTCGGGAAGACCGTCCTCCTCTGCTTAGCCCTGTTCGCCGCATGGCACCTCTGCGCGACTCTGTTCGCCGACgcgcctcctcgtcctggtggccaCTCTGAGGAGAAGAAAGCTGTGGTCAGCGACGCGGCCGGGAACGCGTCGGGCCTGAGTCTCGCCAGGGAGGCTGCCGTCCGTGCGGCGGCCGGTACGGGCCGCAACTTCGTCGTCTCGCCGCTGTCGATCCACGCGGCGCTCGCGATGGTGGCCGCCGGCGCGCGGGGCGAGACGCGCAGGGAGCTCCTGGGGCTCCTCGGGTCAGCGTCGCTCGACGAGCTGCACCGCGTGCCGGCGATCAAGCTTTTCGGCAGACTCAACGGGCTAAAGCAGACGTCCTTCGCCTGCGGCGTGTGGGTCGACCGGAGGAGGGCGCTCAGGCCGGAGTTCACGGCCACCGGCGCGTCGCGGTACGCCGCCACGGCGGAATCCGTGGACTTCGTGTCGGGGGCCGAGCAGGCGAGGCGGCGCGTGAACGCCTTCGTGGCGGACGCGACGAAGCAGCGCATCCAGCACATCCTCCCTCCCGGCTCCGTCGACTCGTCCACGACCGTCGTCCTCGCCAACGCGCTCTACTTCAaaggcgcgtggcctgagccgttcgCCGTCTTCACCGCGCCGTTCCACACCCCAGACGGCACCACCGTGCGCGTGCCGTCCATGACGACAGGCCGGTCACAGTACATCGCGCTCTACTCGGGCTTCAGGGCCCTCAAGCTTCCCTACAGGAACGACGGCGACCGCTCCGCTGCATTCTACATGCTTATCCTTCTCCCGGACAGCGCCAGTCTCAGCCTTTCCGATCTCTACGACAAGGCGGTGTCGTCGCCGGAGTTCATCAGGAAGCACACGCCAGAAGAGGAGGTTGAAGTACGCCGGTTCATGGTCCCCAAGTTCAAGTTCACCTCTGACTTTGAGGCCTCCTCGGACATGCGGAAGCTTGGTGTCACAAGGGCTTTCACAGGCGGCGACTTCTCAGGCATGGTGAGCGGTGGCGATGGGCGGCTCTCCATTGGCGGGGTGCACCACAAGGCCACCATCGAGGTGGACGAGCAAGGCACCGTGGCCGCTGCTGCCACGGCCACAGACATGGCTGGCAGCGCGCTTCCAAGCGAGCCGCCGCACTTTGTGGATTTTGTGGCGGATCGGCCCTTCTTGTTTGCCGTGGTTGAGGAGAGGACGGGCACAACGCTGTTCTTGGGTCATGTGGTTAATCCCCTCGCTAACTGA